A single Nostoc sp. PCC 7107 DNA region contains:
- a CDS encoding VgrG-related protein, with product MPTRMPAVLYIPEPLLQIDGTPASADLLNDILQITVEESLHLPGMFTLVIRNDYFPGLTTEETWKHQSLFAIGKKIKIGFVASTTQNVDFETAEQGYVLEGEITAIETEFTSGSQAPIVIRGYDVSHRLHRGRYNRSFQNVTDSDVVTQIIGEAGIISGTVTSTTIVHDYVFQENQTNMEFLRERAARLGFELYVQDSKLNFRQPAQDQSLSLKWLEDIHSFRVRVSSAEQVSSVEVRGWDYTTKKPIVSTASTEQVITTTDNGKGSSSSTKFSISPKMIVVDQPVFSVNEAAKIAQALCNELGGEFVAADAKGEGNPEIRPGKVIKLTDMGSYSGSYYVTETRHLFQERKFVTEFSVRGLRSGDLLATISPQTHLQPGQTMLVGVVSNNKDPKGWGRVRVKFPTLTEEHESNWARVVSVGAGPGRGFDCLPEVNDEVLVAFEHGDIHRPYVIGGVWNGTDAPPEKVDDTVVTGKVRLRTFKTRVGHKLQFVEEDKSNTKKGAYLQTVDGHNLRMNDSEKFAELETTGGHKFRCDDSNKTISLTSTGDITVKSGTTGTAKKISVNGGEIAVTATQKITLTVGGTSIELTPSGITMRTTGTVSIQSGSSISVQAGGSLSANAGGAISANSGSSVSVNAGAAVSINGAASVGILGGIIRLNC from the coding sequence TTGCCTACACGTATGCCTGCTGTTCTTTACATACCTGAGCCGCTATTGCAAATTGATGGCACTCCTGCGTCTGCTGATTTGCTGAACGATATTTTGCAAATCACAGTGGAGGAAAGTTTGCATTTACCAGGAATGTTTACTTTAGTAATTCGTAATGATTACTTTCCAGGGCTGACAACAGAAGAAACTTGGAAACATCAAAGTTTATTTGCTATTGGTAAAAAGATTAAAATTGGGTTTGTTGCCAGCACCACGCAAAACGTAGATTTTGAAACAGCGGAGCAAGGTTACGTATTAGAAGGGGAAATTACAGCCATAGAAACTGAGTTCACCAGTGGTTCTCAAGCTCCCATTGTGATTCGTGGTTATGATGTTTCCCATCGCTTGCATCGGGGACGTTATAATCGCTCCTTTCAAAATGTCACCGATAGCGATGTTGTGACTCAGATTATTGGCGAAGCAGGGATTATATCAGGTACAGTTACTTCTACCACTATTGTTCATGATTACGTCTTTCAAGAAAATCAAACCAATATGGAATTTCTGCGGGAAAGAGCAGCCCGCCTTGGCTTTGAGTTGTATGTGCAAGATAGCAAATTAAACTTCCGCCAACCCGCACAAGACCAATCTTTATCACTCAAATGGTTAGAAGATATCCATAGCTTTCGGGTTCGTGTTAGTAGTGCAGAACAAGTAAGTTCTGTAGAAGTGCGGGGCTGGGATTACACTACCAAAAAGCCAATTGTTTCTACAGCCTCTACAGAACAAGTAATTACCACCACAGATAACGGTAAAGGCAGTTCAAGTAGTACTAAATTCAGCATCAGTCCGAAAATGATTGTGGTAGACCAGCCTGTATTTAGTGTGAATGAAGCAGCAAAAATCGCTCAAGCTTTGTGTAATGAACTAGGCGGTGAGTTTGTGGCTGCTGATGCTAAAGGTGAAGGGAATCCCGAAATTAGACCGGGGAAAGTAATTAAATTGACAGATATGGGTAGCTACAGTGGTAGTTACTACGTGACTGAAACTCGTCATCTGTTCCAAGAACGAAAATTTGTCACAGAGTTTAGTGTTCGTGGTTTGCGTTCTGGAGACTTGTTAGCTACCATATCACCCCAAACACATCTGCAACCAGGACAAACTATGTTAGTGGGTGTGGTTAGTAATAACAAAGACCCGAAAGGCTGGGGTCGTGTACGGGTGAAGTTTCCTACTTTAACTGAGGAACATGAGAGTAATTGGGCAAGAGTTGTCAGTGTAGGCGCAGGCCCAGGACGAGGTTTTGACTGTTTACCAGAAGTCAACGACGAAGTTTTAGTAGCCTTTGAACACGGCGATATTCACCGTCCTTATGTCATTGGCGGTGTCTGGAATGGCACAGATGCACCACCAGAAAAAGTAGATGACACTGTTGTTACTGGCAAAGTGCGCCTCCGAACTTTTAAAACTCGTGTTGGACATAAACTCCAATTTGTCGAAGAAGACAAAAGCAATACTAAAAAAGGCGCATATCTGCAAACAGTAGATGGTCACAATTTGCGAATGAATGACAGCGAGAAATTTGCCGAATTAGAAACTACAGGCGGTCACAAATTTCGCTGTGATGATAGTAATAAAACGATTAGCTTGACTTCCACAGGTGACATTACAGTTAAATCTGGGACAACCGGGACAGCCAAGAAGATTAGTGTCAACGGTGGTGAAATAGCTGTAACTGCAACGCAAAAAATTACCTTAACTGTAGGGGGTACAAGTATCGAACTTACACCCAGCGGTATCACAATGAGAACGACTGGAACTGTGAGTATCCAATCTGG